From one Ammospiza caudacuta isolate bAmmCau1 chromosome 8, bAmmCau1.pri, whole genome shotgun sequence genomic stretch:
- the WDR75 gene encoding WD repeat-containing protein 75 — protein MVSPGALRVVRCGGGGQRGARAVFSADSKYLLYASGDFVKVHSVNTEETLGLLCGHADLVTGIQLNPHNHMQLYSSSLDGTIKLWDFMDGIPIKTFTVGSKLLALYALASAEDSVFVVIPKKGERDTFQLVSVKLTKGAGQDLEGKELSVVLDGVGASSKQIAFGREDSYVVSVKDVNLQVYFFKRKLLNRFSLSTVKTKGGDNRFSCVVCHPTEDCIATGHADGKIRLWRNFHHKKGYTYSALHWHHDTVMDLAYSLEGTRLLSGGVESVLVQWHNESSCQKDFLPRLGSPIECISMSSDGVLCCTLHTDNRISIINSNLRFSRSIQGLIKSRDVKTGLVVDPRTKALVLNGEPGHLQFYSLQSDQQLFSLDIVQRQYIHQAGLKQSDLVKVAFSARGTWLATVEESEEVADPELQLKLWFYSEETQSFALNTRINTPHDNHITDMCFRDMDELGDDSLILVTTGRDCVFKVWVMVEDSDPEAHQSVSWSCDFVGSYHNYQATNCCFSEDGSLLAVSFEETVTVWDSLTWDLKCTFCHPPGNIRNICFGRLTCSKYLIGATDYGFLCCWNLLTCALEWSAHLNVVVLQPDPLSEHIAAVSWLSKESSLFVFKPSEPWPVYIQRNLCKEKILLAAFVPRDEPETISSEKYLWLRKSQLFFLTDTQELMTLSTKSLEERLTPSSKQLAVEESLPVTPFSVLLGKHRRQQAQEDTDLGKPVVHNKQEQASPAVKELLHTPAHVLPSASFLCTIFINSLLISKENKSAEEVADEVEMESEKAEDDSDEEDVTAMEQEDTSHMELLGEMTCKLSKSQEKELRKIRKMDYSWISAF, from the exons ATGGTGTCGCCGGGCGCGCTCCGCGTGGTgcgctgcggcggcggcggccagCGCGGCGCCAGGGCCGTGTTCTCCGCCGACTCCAA GTACCTGCTGTACGCCTCGGGGGACTTCGTGAAGGTGCACAGCGTGAACACCGAGGAGACCCTGGGGCTCCTGTGCGGCCATGCCGACCTGGTGACCGGCATCCAGCTCAACCCACACAACCACATGCAG ctctaTTCTTCCTCTCTCGATGGCACCATTAAGCTGTGGGACTTCATGGATGGCATTCCCATTAAA acttTCACTGTAGGATCCAAACTTCTGGCACTGTACGCGCTTGCCAGTGCTGAGGACTCAGTGTTTGTTGTCATTCCAAAGAAGGGTGAACGAG ATACATTCCAGCTGGTCTCAGTTAAGCTGACAAAAGGAGCGGGCCAGGATCTGGAAGGCAAGGAGCTCTCAGTGGTCCTGGATGGTGTGGGTGCATCATCAAAGCAAATTGCATTTGGAAGAGAA GATTCATATGTGGTGTCAGTGAAGGATGTGAATCtccaagtttatttttttaaacgGAAATTGTTGAACAG GTTTTCTTTAAGTACAGTGAAGACAAAAGGAGGAGACAATCGCTTCAGTTGTGTCGTGTGCCATCCTACAGAGGATTGCATTGCAACTGGCCATGCTGATGGAAAGATTCGCCTCTG GAGGAATTTCCACCACAAGAAAGGATACACATATTCAGCACTGCACTGGCATCATGATACTGTCATGGATCTGGCTTATTCTTTGGAGG GAACCAGGTTGCTGAGTGGTGGAGTTGAATCTGTTCTAGTCCAGTGGCACAATGAATCTTCATGCCAGAAGGATTTCCTGCCTCGTTTGGGGTCTCCCATCGAGTGCATTTCCATGTCCTCTGACGGCGTTCTCTGCTGCACCCTGCACACAGACAACA GAATTTCAATAATCAACAGCAACCTAAGGTTTTCCAGAAGTATTCAAGGGCTAATCAAAA GTAGGGATGTCAAGACTGGCCTAGTGGTTGATCCTAGAACTAAAGCTTTGGTCCTGAATGGAGAGCCAGGCCACTTGCAGTTCTATTCCCTCCAGAGTGACCAACAATTGTTCAGT CTGGACATCGTGCAGCGGCAGTACATCCACCAGGCGGGCCTGAAGCAGTCGGACCTGGTGAAGGTGGCGTTCAGCGCTCGGGGCACCTGGCTGGCCACGGTGGAGGAGAGCGAGGAAGTGGCTGACCCCGAGCTACAGCTGAAGCTGTGGTTCTACAGTGAAGAAACACAGAG CTTTGCACTGAACACCAGAATAAACACACCCCATGACAACCACATCACAGACATGTGCTTTCGTGACATGGATGAACTGGGAGATGACTCACTCATCCTGGTAACAACTGGCAGAGACTGTGTGTTTAAAGTCTGGGTGATGGTAGAAGACTCTGATCCAGAAG CACACCAGAgtgtgagctggagctgtgactTTGTGGGCAGCTACCACAACTACCAAGctacaaactgctgcttctcagAAGATGGCTCTTTGCTGGCTGTTAGCTTTGAAGAAACTGTCACTGTATGGGATTCACTTACTTGGGATCTTAAGTGTACATTTTGCCATCCACCTGGAAATATAAG GAACATCTGCTTTGGGAGACTAACATGTTCCAAGTACCTTATTGGTGCCACTGATTATGGCTTTCTGTGTTGCTGGAACCTGCTCACTTGTGCAT TGGAGTGGAGTGCCCACCTCAACGTCGTGGTTCTGCAACCTGATCCCCTTTCTGAACACATTGCTGCAGTCTCATGGCTCTCCAAAGAGTCCAGCT tGTTTGTGTTTAAACCAAGTGAGCCATGGCCAGTCTACATCCAGAGAAATCTTTGTAAAGAAAAGATCCTGCTTGCTGCCTTCGTTCCCAGAGATGAACCTGAAACGATTAGCTCAGAAAAATACCTTTGGCTAAGAAAATCCCAGCTGTTTTTTCTTACAGATACACAA GAGCTGATGACACTTAGCACAAAGTCTCTGGAAGAAAGGCTCACACCATCAAGCAAACAG CTGGCAGTAGAAGAAAGTCTTCCTGTGACACCATTTAGTGTGCTGCTGGGAAAGCACAGACGTCAGCAAGCACAGGAGGATACAGACCTTGGAAAACCAGTTGTTCATAATAAGCAGGAGCAAGCTTCACCTGCTGTCAAAGAG CTTTTGCACACTCCAGCACACGTTTTGCCATCTGCTTCCTTCCTCTGCACTATATTTATTAATTCATTGCTCATCTCCAAAGAGAACAAAAG TGCTGAAGAAGTTGCTGATGAAGTAGAAATGGAAAGTGAAAAAGCAGAGGATGATTCAGATGAGGAAGATGTCACAGCAATGGAACAAGAGGATACAAGCCATATGGAATTATTAGGAGAGATGACATGTAAACTGTCTAAATCCCAGGAAAAGGAGCTAcgaaaaataagaaaaatggaCTACAGCTGGATATCAGCCTTCTAA